TCAACGGATTCGGCCGCATCGGACGCAACGTGCTGCGCGCACTCCTGGAACGCGACAGCGACCTCGAAGTCGTCGCCGTCAACGACCTCACGGAGCCCGCCACCCTCGCCCGGCTCCTGGCGTACGACTCGACGGCCGGCCGCCTGGGCCGCCCGGTGACCGCCGACGGGGACACGCTCGTGGTCGACGGCCGCCGTATCAAGGTGCTGGCCGAGCGCGAGCCCGCACAGCTCCCCTGGGCCGAACTCGGCGTCGACATCGTCCTGGAGGCCACCGGCCGCTTCACCTCGGCGAAGGCGGCCCGCGCCCACCTCGACGCGGGCGCGAAGAAGGTGCTCGTCAGCGCCCCGTCGGACGGCGCCGACGTCACCCTGGCGTACGGCGTCAACTCGGACGCCTACGACCCGGAGATCCACACGATCGTCTCCAACGCCTCCTGCACGACCAACGCGCTCGCGCCGCTGGCCGCGGTCCTCGACGAGCTCGCCGGCATCGAGCACGGCTTCATGACGACGGTGCACGCCTACACCCAGGAGCAGAACCTCCAGGACGGCCCGCACCGCGACGCCCGCCGCGCCCGCGCCGCCGGCGTCAACATCGTGCCGACCACGACGGGCGCCGCCAAGGCGATCGGCCTGGTGCTGCCGAACCTCGACGGCAAGCTGTCCGGCGACTCCATCCGGGTCCCGATCCCGGTGGGCTCGATCGTCGAACTCAACACGACCGTCGCCCGCGACGTGACCCGCGACGACGTCCTGGCCGCCTACCGCACCGCCGCCGAGGGCCCGCTGGCCGGCGTCCTCGAGTACTCGGAGGACGCGCTGGTCTCCTCCGACATCGTGGGCAACCCCGCCTCCTCGATCTTCGACTCCGCCCTCACGCGCGTGGAAGGCCGCCACATCAAGGTCGTCGCCTGGTACGACAACGAGTGGGGCTTCTCGAACCGAGTGATCGACACCCTCCAACTCCTGGCCACCCGCTGACCCACACCCCCAACACGACGAAGGGCCCCACCTTGCGGTGGGGCCCTTCGACATCGTGCCCGGTGAGGCACTGGCGGAGGATACGAGATTCGAACTCGTGAGGGGTTGCCCCCAACACGCTTTCCAACTGTGGTGGTGGGCTGCGGGGGTGTGTTCGGGGACGTTCACCTGCGGTCATGTTGGTCCGCCATCCGCCACGGGGGGGTGGCCACGGTCTGGCCTGAACAGCCGTGAACGAGACTGAATGAGACGGAAACTGAGACGGAAGGCCGATCGGCTGACGCACCTTGCAACCTCCGCAACGTGATCTTCTCGGAGGTGCTTCACCGGAAGAAAACACTGTTTTTCCAACACGGGCTGGTTGCGGGTACCACGATGTACGCACCACCGTGAGAGGGCAACTATGACCACCACCCTTGCCAAAGGCGGCAACGCTGTCTTGTCCGGAGCGGTCTGCCGCGTCACCCTCACTTCTCGCACTACGGGCATCGACGTGTCTGCTGTCTTGCTTGCGCAGGACGGAAAGGCGCGGAGTGATGACGATCTGGTCTTCTACAACCATTCGTCGCAGGATGGGGTCGTGCTGAACGGCCAGACGATCGTTGCGGATCTGACCGCAGTTCCTGCGACAGTCGACCGGGTTGCGATCGTCGCCAGCATCGACCCGGAACTGTCAGTC
This DNA window, taken from Streptomyces sp. NBC_00663, encodes the following:
- the gap gene encoding type I glyceraldehyde-3-phosphate dehydrogenase — protein: MTRIAINGFGRIGRNVLRALLERDSDLEVVAVNDLTEPATLARLLAYDSTAGRLGRPVTADGDTLVVDGRRIKVLAEREPAQLPWAELGVDIVLEATGRFTSAKAARAHLDAGAKKVLVSAPSDGADVTLAYGVNSDAYDPEIHTIVSNASCTTNALAPLAAVLDELAGIEHGFMTTVHAYTQEQNLQDGPHRDARRARAAGVNIVPTTTGAAKAIGLVLPNLDGKLSGDSIRVPIPVGSIVELNTTVARDVTRDDVLAAYRTAAEGPLAGVLEYSEDALVSSDIVGNPASSIFDSALTRVEGRHIKVVAWYDNEWGFSNRVIDTLQLLATR